One genomic segment of Panicum virgatum strain AP13 chromosome 2N, P.virgatum_v5, whole genome shotgun sequence includes these proteins:
- the LOC120658066 gene encoding uncharacterized protein LOC120658066 isoform X1: MCRAAMKHCSPNNVLGISSRIQLLFPPADAASKLFIGDTVISGICVALALCIAVPRGSKNRFFNYAFLRYTVSLTTVIIIIMNWFQSTQGGGQPALQYVASRVIGFVAVHCLWNVEVKQGDNNQPMSEVWDSNMYGIKVHGWFLNVANKDGDAGDDGDGGDDDGDGGEDDGYRGEDGDGGEDDATFASEDYVDEMDSCARGVQLLSIRAKFRIIGTNAYDWNQCARVYAAQIGEVQQEGMDLVLTGPYRMLQAYSIFGLEVFSYDIEGASTDDKGVLYRSYLQRLGCYGA, translated from the exons ATGTGCCGTGCTGCTATGAAGCATTGTTCACCAAACAATGTTTTGGGAATTTCTTCCCGTATCCAG CTCCTGTTCCCACCCGCAGATGCTGCCTCCAAGCTTTTCATTGGTGACACTGTAATATCTG GAATATGTGTTGCACTTGCCCTCTGTATTGCTGTGCCAAGAGGTAGCAAGAACCGTTTCTTTAATTACGCATTTTTGCGATACACTGTCAGCTTGACGACTGTAATTATCATCATAATGAACTGGTTTCAATCCACACAg ggTGGGGGCCAGCCTGCTCTACAATACGTTGCTTCTCGCGTGATTGGTTTTGTTGCTGTTCACTGTTTGTGGAATGTAGAAGTAAAACAG GGTGACAACAATCAGCCGATGAGTGAAGTGTGGGACTCCAACATGTATGGAATCAAAGTTCATGGATGGTTTCTTAACGTTGCCAACAAGGATGGTGACGCAGGTGATGATGGTGACGgaggtgatgatgatggtgatggaggtgAGGATGATGGTTACAGAGGTGAGGATGGTGACGGAGGTGAGGATGATGCTACATTTGCCTCGGAGGATTACGTTGATGAAATGGACTCATGTGCACGTGGGGTACAATTGTTGTCCATTCGTGCAAAATTCCGTATCATCGGTACCAATGCTTATGACTGGAACCAATGTGCGCGCGTCTATGCGGCGCAAATTGGGGAAGTACAACAG GAAGGAATGGATTTGGTACTCACTGGACCATATAGGATGCTACAGGCTTACAGCATCTTTGGCTTGGAGGTTTTCTCATATGACATTGAGGGGGCTTCTACCGATGATAAAGGGGTATTGTACCGGTCGTATCTACAAAGGCTGGGATGTTACGGAGCCTGA
- the LOC120658066 gene encoding uncharacterized protein LOC120658066 isoform X2, with amino-acid sequence MCRAAMKHCSPNNVLGISSRIQLLFPPADAASKLFIGDTVISGICVALALCIAVPRGSKNRFFNYAFLRYTVSLTTVIIIIMNWFQSTQGGGQPALQYVASRVIGFVAVHCLWNVEVKQPMSEVWDSNMYGIKVHGWFLNVANKDGDAGDDGDGGDDDGDGGEDDGYRGEDGDGGEDDATFASEDYVDEMDSCARGVQLLSIRAKFRIIGTNAYDWNQCARVYAAQIGEVQQEGMDLVLTGPYRMLQAYSIFGLEVFSYDIEGASTDDKGVLYRSYLQRLGCYGA; translated from the exons ATGTGCCGTGCTGCTATGAAGCATTGTTCACCAAACAATGTTTTGGGAATTTCTTCCCGTATCCAG CTCCTGTTCCCACCCGCAGATGCTGCCTCCAAGCTTTTCATTGGTGACACTGTAATATCTG GAATATGTGTTGCACTTGCCCTCTGTATTGCTGTGCCAAGAGGTAGCAAGAACCGTTTCTTTAATTACGCATTTTTGCGATACACTGTCAGCTTGACGACTGTAATTATCATCATAATGAACTGGTTTCAATCCACACAg ggTGGGGGCCAGCCTGCTCTACAATACGTTGCTTCTCGCGTGATTGGTTTTGTTGCTGTTCACTGTTTGTGGAATGTAGAAGTAAAACAG CCGATGAGTGAAGTGTGGGACTCCAACATGTATGGAATCAAAGTTCATGGATGGTTTCTTAACGTTGCCAACAAGGATGGTGACGCAGGTGATGATGGTGACGgaggtgatgatgatggtgatggaggtgAGGATGATGGTTACAGAGGTGAGGATGGTGACGGAGGTGAGGATGATGCTACATTTGCCTCGGAGGATTACGTTGATGAAATGGACTCATGTGCACGTGGGGTACAATTGTTGTCCATTCGTGCAAAATTCCGTATCATCGGTACCAATGCTTATGACTGGAACCAATGTGCGCGCGTCTATGCGGCGCAAATTGGGGAAGTACAACAG GAAGGAATGGATTTGGTACTCACTGGACCATATAGGATGCTACAGGCTTACAGCATCTTTGGCTTGGAGGTTTTCTCATATGACATTGAGGGGGCTTCTACCGATGATAAAGGGGTATTGTACCGGTCGTATCTACAAAGGCTGGGATGTTACGGAGCCTGA
- the LOC120658066 gene encoding uncharacterized protein LOC120658066 isoform X4 — protein MCRAAMKHCSPNNVLGISSRIQLLFPPADAASKLFIGDTVISGICVALALCIAVPRGEFFFEQSTQGGGQPALQYVASRVIGFVAVHCLWNVEVKQPMSEVWDSNMYGIKVHGWFLNVANKDGDAGDDGDGGDDDGDGGEDDGYRGEDGDGGEDDATFASEDYVDEMDSCARGVQLLSIRAKFRIIGTNAYDWNQCARVYAAQIGEVQQEGMDLVLTGPYRMLQAYSIFGLEVFSYDIEGASTDDKGVLYRSYLQRLGCYGA, from the exons ATGTGCCGTGCTGCTATGAAGCATTGTTCACCAAACAATGTTTTGGGAATTTCTTCCCGTATCCAG CTCCTGTTCCCACCCGCAGATGCTGCCTCCAAGCTTTTCATTGGTGACACTGTAATATCTG GAATATGTGTTGCACTTGCCCTCTGTATTGCTGTGCCAAGAG gtgagtttttttttgagcaatcCACACAG ggTGGGGGCCAGCCTGCTCTACAATACGTTGCTTCTCGCGTGATTGGTTTTGTTGCTGTTCACTGTTTGTGGAATGTAGAAGTAAAACAG CCGATGAGTGAAGTGTGGGACTCCAACATGTATGGAATCAAAGTTCATGGATGGTTTCTTAACGTTGCCAACAAGGATGGTGACGCAGGTGATGATGGTGACGgaggtgatgatgatggtgatggaggtgAGGATGATGGTTACAGAGGTGAGGATGGTGACGGAGGTGAGGATGATGCTACATTTGCCTCGGAGGATTACGTTGATGAAATGGACTCATGTGCACGTGGGGTACAATTGTTGTCCATTCGTGCAAAATTCCGTATCATCGGTACCAATGCTTATGACTGGAACCAATGTGCGCGCGTCTATGCGGCGCAAATTGGGGAAGTACAACAG GAAGGAATGGATTTGGTACTCACTGGACCATATAGGATGCTACAGGCTTACAGCATCTTTGGCTTGGAGGTTTTCTCATATGACATTGAGGGGGCTTCTACCGATGATAAAGGGGTATTGTACCGGTCGTATCTACAAAGGCTGGGATGTTACGGAGCCTGA
- the LOC120658066 gene encoding uncharacterized protein LOC120658066 isoform X3, giving the protein MCRAAMKHCSPNNVLGISSRIQLLFPPADAASKLFIGDTVISGICVALALCIAVPRGEFFFEQSTQGGGQPALQYVASRVIGFVAVHCLWNVEVKQGDNNQPMSEVWDSNMYGIKVHGWFLNVANKDGDAGDDGDGGDDDGDGGEDDGYRGEDGDGGEDDATFASEDYVDEMDSCARGVQLLSIRAKFRIIGTNAYDWNQCARVYAAQIGEVQQEGMDLVLTGPYRMLQAYSIFGLEVFSYDIEGASTDDKGVLYRSYLQRLGCYGA; this is encoded by the exons ATGTGCCGTGCTGCTATGAAGCATTGTTCACCAAACAATGTTTTGGGAATTTCTTCCCGTATCCAG CTCCTGTTCCCACCCGCAGATGCTGCCTCCAAGCTTTTCATTGGTGACACTGTAATATCTG GAATATGTGTTGCACTTGCCCTCTGTATTGCTGTGCCAAGAG gtgagtttttttttgagcaatcCACACAG ggTGGGGGCCAGCCTGCTCTACAATACGTTGCTTCTCGCGTGATTGGTTTTGTTGCTGTTCACTGTTTGTGGAATGTAGAAGTAAAACAG GGTGACAACAATCAGCCGATGAGTGAAGTGTGGGACTCCAACATGTATGGAATCAAAGTTCATGGATGGTTTCTTAACGTTGCCAACAAGGATGGTGACGCAGGTGATGATGGTGACGgaggtgatgatgatggtgatggaggtgAGGATGATGGTTACAGAGGTGAGGATGGTGACGGAGGTGAGGATGATGCTACATTTGCCTCGGAGGATTACGTTGATGAAATGGACTCATGTGCACGTGGGGTACAATTGTTGTCCATTCGTGCAAAATTCCGTATCATCGGTACCAATGCTTATGACTGGAACCAATGTGCGCGCGTCTATGCGGCGCAAATTGGGGAAGTACAACAG GAAGGAATGGATTTGGTACTCACTGGACCATATAGGATGCTACAGGCTTACAGCATCTTTGGCTTGGAGGTTTTCTCATATGACATTGAGGGGGCTTCTACCGATGATAAAGGGGTATTGTACCGGTCGTATCTACAAAGGCTGGGATGTTACGGAGCCTGA